The Engystomops pustulosus chromosome 4, aEngPut4.maternal, whole genome shotgun sequence genome contains a region encoding:
- the G3BP1 gene encoding ras GTPase-activating protein-binding protein 1 isoform X1, with protein sequence MYPAAEHAVACADTVCGKPRLLRSAEPAPSRTFSRFQLTKEMVMEKPSPLLVGREFVRQYYTLLNQAPDFLHRFYGKSSSYVHGGLDSNGKPEDAVYGQTDIHKKVMSLNFKDCRTKIRHVDAHATLNDGVVVQVMGELSNNRQPMRRFMQTFVLAPEGSVANKFYVHNDIFRYQDEVFGDSDTEPPEESDEEVDEPEERQQTPEVVATDDGAYYDQTGNNNDLDEPLEEQIVEPEPEPEPEPEQEPEPEVTDEKCEPVSEEPAPEEEEPVEKSPSPLPADPAPAVQEDSRAFSWASVTSKNLPPSGAVPVSGIPPHVVKVQPSQPRPEIKSENQTSQRPPQRDPRIREQRTTTAPPRSGPRPVREGEQGELETRRINRYPDSHQLFVGNLPHDVDKNELKEFFQTYGNVVELRINSGGKLPNFGFVVFDDAEPVQKILSSRPIMFRGDVRLNVEEKKTRAAREGDRRGERTRGPGGPRGGLGGGLRGPPRGAMSQKPGFGAGRGVQGPRQ encoded by the exons atTTCAGTTGACCAAAGAAATGGTGATGGAGAAGCCAAGTCCCCTGCTTGTCGGGCGGGAGTTTGTGAGGCAGTATTACACCCTGCTCAACCAGGCACCAGACTTTCTGCACAG GTTCTATGGCAAAAGTTCTTCCTATGTTCACGGTGGCTTGGACAGCAATGGAAAACCTGAAGATGCTGTCTATGGGCAAACT GACATCCATAAGAAAGTAATGTCCTTGAACTTCAAGGATTGCCGGACAAAAATCCGGCACGTCGATGCCCATGCCACTCTGAACGATGGGGTTGTGGTACAAGTTATGGGTGAGCTTTCCAACAACAGGCAACCCATGCGGCGCTTCATGCAGACCTTTGTGTTGGCACCGGAG GGATCTGTGGCAAACAAGTTTTATGTCCACAATGACATATTCCGTTACCAGGATGAAGTTTTTGGTGACTCTGACACAGAACCTCCTGAAG AATCAGATGAGGAAGTAGATGAACCTGAAGAGAGGCAGCAAACTCCAGAAGTAGTTGCCACCGATGACGGCGCGTACTACGACCAAACTGGCAA taatAATGACTTGGATGAACCACTGGAAGAGCAGATTGTAGAGCCTGAACCCGAGCCAGAACCTGAACCAGAGCAGGAGCCTGAGCCCGAAGTAACTGATGAAAAATGTGAACCTGTGTCTGAGGAACCTGCTCCAGAAGAGGAAGAGCCTGTGGAAAAAAGCCCTTCTCCCCTCCctgcagatcctgcaccagccgTACAAGAAGACTCAAGG GCGTTCTCATGGGCGTCTGTAACCAGCAAAAATCTTCCTCCCAGCGGAGCTGTCCCAGTGTCAGGAATCCCACCACATGTTGTCAAAGTTCAACCATCACAG CCCCGGCCCGAAATTAAATCTGAAAACCAGACCTCACAGAGACCACCACAGAGAGATCCACGGATCAGAGAACAGAGGACTACAACAGCTCCTCCTCGAAGTGGGCCAAGACCTG TGCGAGAAGGTGAACAAGGAGAATTGGAAACACGACGCATAAACAGATACCCAGACAGCCACCAGTTGTTTGTAGGCAATCTGCCCCACGACGTGGACAAAAACGAGCTGAAGGAGTTCTTCCAGA CTTACGGCAATGTTGTTGAGCTACGTATAAACAGCGGCGGAAAACTTCCCAACTTTGGCTTTGTGGTATTTGATGATGCAGAACCGGTCCAGAAAATCCTCAGCAGCCGA CCAATCATGTTCCGTGGGGACGTCCGCCTCAATGTGGAAGAAAAGAAAACTCGTGCAGCTAGAGAGGGCGACCGTCGTGGAGAGAGGACCCGTGGCCCTGGAGGACCACGTGGAGGTCTCGGAGGTGGTCTGAGAGGACCGCCACGTGGTGCAATGTCACAGAAACCTGGTTTTGGGGCTGGAAGAGGTGTTCAAGGTCCACGCCAGTGA
- the G3BP1 gene encoding ras GTPase-activating protein-binding protein 1 isoform X2 — protein MMLLPSSGVHGQSEDNTVLIMGEPGTKFQLTKEMVMEKPSPLLVGREFVRQYYTLLNQAPDFLHRFYGKSSSYVHGGLDSNGKPEDAVYGQTDIHKKVMSLNFKDCRTKIRHVDAHATLNDGVVVQVMGELSNNRQPMRRFMQTFVLAPEGSVANKFYVHNDIFRYQDEVFGDSDTEPPEESDEEVDEPEERQQTPEVVATDDGAYYDQTGNNNDLDEPLEEQIVEPEPEPEPEPEQEPEPEVTDEKCEPVSEEPAPEEEEPVEKSPSPLPADPAPAVQEDSRAFSWASVTSKNLPPSGAVPVSGIPPHVVKVQPSQPRPEIKSENQTSQRPPQRDPRIREQRTTTAPPRSGPRPVREGEQGELETRRINRYPDSHQLFVGNLPHDVDKNELKEFFQTYGNVVELRINSGGKLPNFGFVVFDDAEPVQKILSSRPIMFRGDVRLNVEEKKTRAAREGDRRGERTRGPGGPRGGLGGGLRGPPRGAMSQKPGFGAGRGVQGPRQ, from the exons atTTCAGTTGACCAAAGAAATGGTGATGGAGAAGCCAAGTCCCCTGCTTGTCGGGCGGGAGTTTGTGAGGCAGTATTACACCCTGCTCAACCAGGCACCAGACTTTCTGCACAG GTTCTATGGCAAAAGTTCTTCCTATGTTCACGGTGGCTTGGACAGCAATGGAAAACCTGAAGATGCTGTCTATGGGCAAACT GACATCCATAAGAAAGTAATGTCCTTGAACTTCAAGGATTGCCGGACAAAAATCCGGCACGTCGATGCCCATGCCACTCTGAACGATGGGGTTGTGGTACAAGTTATGGGTGAGCTTTCCAACAACAGGCAACCCATGCGGCGCTTCATGCAGACCTTTGTGTTGGCACCGGAG GGATCTGTGGCAAACAAGTTTTATGTCCACAATGACATATTCCGTTACCAGGATGAAGTTTTTGGTGACTCTGACACAGAACCTCCTGAAG AATCAGATGAGGAAGTAGATGAACCTGAAGAGAGGCAGCAAACTCCAGAAGTAGTTGCCACCGATGACGGCGCGTACTACGACCAAACTGGCAA taatAATGACTTGGATGAACCACTGGAAGAGCAGATTGTAGAGCCTGAACCCGAGCCAGAACCTGAACCAGAGCAGGAGCCTGAGCCCGAAGTAACTGATGAAAAATGTGAACCTGTGTCTGAGGAACCTGCTCCAGAAGAGGAAGAGCCTGTGGAAAAAAGCCCTTCTCCCCTCCctgcagatcctgcaccagccgTACAAGAAGACTCAAGG GCGTTCTCATGGGCGTCTGTAACCAGCAAAAATCTTCCTCCCAGCGGAGCTGTCCCAGTGTCAGGAATCCCACCACATGTTGTCAAAGTTCAACCATCACAG CCCCGGCCCGAAATTAAATCTGAAAACCAGACCTCACAGAGACCACCACAGAGAGATCCACGGATCAGAGAACAGAGGACTACAACAGCTCCTCCTCGAAGTGGGCCAAGACCTG TGCGAGAAGGTGAACAAGGAGAATTGGAAACACGACGCATAAACAGATACCCAGACAGCCACCAGTTGTTTGTAGGCAATCTGCCCCACGACGTGGACAAAAACGAGCTGAAGGAGTTCTTCCAGA CTTACGGCAATGTTGTTGAGCTACGTATAAACAGCGGCGGAAAACTTCCCAACTTTGGCTTTGTGGTATTTGATGATGCAGAACCGGTCCAGAAAATCCTCAGCAGCCGA CCAATCATGTTCCGTGGGGACGTCCGCCTCAATGTGGAAGAAAAGAAAACTCGTGCAGCTAGAGAGGGCGACCGTCGTGGAGAGAGGACCCGTGGCCCTGGAGGACCACGTGGAGGTCTCGGAGGTGGTCTGAGAGGACCGCCACGTGGTGCAATGTCACAGAAACCTGGTTTTGGGGCTGGAAGAGGTGTTCAAGGTCCACGCCAGTGA